From the genome of Longimicrobium sp.:
ACACCACTCCGCGGGCGCGCAGCGCCGCCACCGCCGCCTTGATGTCGGCGACTTCCCAACCCATCTGCGTGTGGGTGCCCGAAGCGGCGCCCGCCGACGCGAACAGGGCGAAGTAGCCGTTCCCGCAGCGGTAGAGGAGGCCCCCGGGCCTTTCCTCCACGGGCTCCAGGCCCAGCTTCTCCGCGTAGAACGCCCTGGCCCGCTCCAGGTCCTGCGCGGGAAGCCGGGTCGCCACTTCACTGTCCTGGAGCATCTCCCTGTCACCTCCAGCGTGTGCCTCACGTCCGTCCGCACCCGTGTCGCCACGCGTGGGCTCAGCACGATAACGCGGAGGGCGGCGCATGCACGGCCGCCCTCCGGATCGTCTCTCGACAGCAGCAGCTACACGCCTGCGCTACTCCACCGTCACTCTCCTGGCCAGGTTGCGCGGCTGGTCCACGTTGGTGCCCCGCATCACGGCGATGTGGTAGGCCAGGAGCTGCAGCGGCACCCTCGCCAGGATCGGGGTGAGCTGTCGTGCGTCCGGCGTCGCGTCCGGCACCTCGAGACAGTCACCGGCTGCCGGCGTCCGAGCTCAAACCGGGACCGCGCGCAGCTCAGGGGAGCGCGTCGAAAGCATCGACCAGTCTGCGCGGGGCCGCACGCCGCCAGGCGTCCTGCACGAGTGCACGCAGCTGTGCCGGCTCGGCCGCCGCGAGCTTCACGAAAACC
Proteins encoded in this window:
- a CDS encoding VOC family protein — translated: MATRLPAQDLERARAFYAEKLGLEPVEERPGGLLYRCGNGYFALFASAGAASGTHTQMGWEVADIKAAVAALRARGVVFEEYDLPGLKTVGGIADIAGNYPSKGVGERAAWFRDSEGNLLGIGQPVR